One stretch of Bacteroidota bacterium DNA includes these proteins:
- a CDS encoding glycoside hydrolase family 20 zincin-like fold domain-containing protein, translating into MRYFFIICLITSLLSAKNHAILPIPQSLTEKNASYKITSSTKIVLGSDNPLEQFIAEQLNDEFSILKETRLKIVGESSVRKLTANYIFIGKPTTKYGKKFLSDRKGKLTPEMKAEGYFLDVDADGIVIIAESEKGMFYGVMSLLQLLRLEKRSVIVDGVSIHDFPSQKMRGITDDISRGQVSTLDNLKKIVRFCARYKMNIYCPYIEDVFQFKKHPAIGKNRGALSATECKELDAYAKKYFVEVIPIFETLGHWENILILPDYAKYAEFPGAQTVNVSDEKVYSLLDEMIGEIAACFSSPYFNIAADESWDVGLGVNKERVKKSDLATVHAEHYKRTFDIVKKHGKKVMMYGDIILDHPEILKKIPQDVTMVDWHYGTSFDYPSPEIFKNAGFPYVVSPAVWNFTGPFPNYLNTFLNIQNLSLDGYQNGSQGILCSNWNDFGGEALRELNYFGYAWNAECAWNPLHADQESFQQRFFADFFGTQETNNIRTVYLLLTNPANQYHWYELWRHPMLQNRDDMIWEKRLPLMQRMQSINSTMPFALELIESASKTVTKNSDHLQYLSFVAKLNLWFAEKIEAQEKIKLLLKDTVKTKSEIAMQISTMSKKIVEELMKVKTEFERVWHTTNKTESIQLLLNRYDRQAAYWSELTDQLAHEEYVVDPIIKSQWIYHPNAKDSTQIPKAYFRKSFSVEKGVKTAAIQLLGDSWVKLSVNGKAVGEVSARRSLSLMVENQRAKIFDIALLLNDSVNVISVEAQNFQENGSAGVNVYGEIISVAGAKQIIATDNSWMVSDTTSTDWSTIQFNTKAWPQAVPKKYPLPVVAPNLSTGRTSWFER; encoded by the coding sequence ATGAGATATTTTTTTATCATCTGCCTGATAACATCACTTCTTTCTGCAAAAAACCACGCAATTCTACCAATTCCTCAATCATTAACTGAAAAGAATGCGTCGTATAAAATTACATCGTCAACGAAAATTGTTTTAGGAAGCGACAATCCGTTAGAGCAATTTATTGCTGAACAATTAAACGATGAATTTTCCATTCTGAAAGAAACCCGGTTGAAAATTGTTGGAGAATCTTCGGTCCGCAAATTAACAGCAAATTATATCTTTATCGGGAAACCAACAACAAAATACGGAAAGAAATTTCTTTCGGATCGAAAAGGAAAACTCACTCCGGAAATGAAAGCCGAAGGATATTTTCTGGATGTAGATGCAGACGGAATTGTTATTATTGCCGAATCGGAAAAAGGAATGTTTTACGGAGTAATGTCGTTACTGCAATTGTTGCGGTTGGAAAAACGAAGTGTGATTGTGGATGGTGTTTCAATCCATGATTTTCCCTCCCAAAAGATGCGCGGAATTACGGACGATATCAGTCGCGGTCAGGTTTCCACATTGGATAATTTGAAGAAAATTGTCCGGTTTTGCGCCCGGTATAAGATGAATATCTATTGTCCATATATTGAAGATGTATTTCAATTTAAAAAACATCCTGCCATCGGAAAGAATCGCGGAGCATTGAGTGCAACAGAATGCAAAGAGCTTGATGCATACGCCAAAAAATATTTTGTAGAAGTGATACCGATCTTTGAAACGCTCGGCCACTGGGAGAATATTCTTATTCTTCCGGACTATGCGAAGTATGCCGAGTTTCCCGGGGCGCAGACAGTGAATGTATCGGACGAAAAAGTATACTCATTACTAGATGAAATGATCGGTGAGATTGCCGCCTGTTTTAGTTCTCCGTATTTCAATATTGCCGCGGATGAATCGTGGGATGTGGGACTGGGAGTGAACAAGGAACGAGTAAAGAAAAGTGACCTGGCCACCGTTCATGCCGAACATTATAAACGAACATTTGATATTGTTAAGAAACATGGGAAAAAAGTGATGATGTACGGTGATATTATCCTCGATCATCCGGAGATTCTGAAAAAAATTCCGCAAGATGTCACAATGGTCGATTGGCATTACGGAACATCATTTGATTATCCAAGTCCTGAAATATTTAAGAACGCCGGATTTCCGTACGTTGTCTCTCCCGCAGTCTGGAATTTTACGGGACCATTTCCAAATTATCTTAATACTTTTTTGAATATTCAGAATTTGAGTCTGGATGGATATCAAAACGGTTCGCAAGGTATTCTTTGTTCCAATTGGAACGATTTTGGGGGAGAAGCATTGCGGGAGCTGAATTATTTTGGATACGCCTGGAACGCAGAATGTGCGTGGAATCCATTGCACGCCGATCAAGAATCGTTTCAACAAAGGTTCTTTGCAGATTTTTTCGGCACTCAGGAAACGAATAACATTCGCACAGTCTATTTATTATTGACGAATCCCGCTAATCAATATCATTGGTATGAACTTTGGCGTCATCCAATGTTGCAAAATCGTGACGACATGATCTGGGAAAAAAGGCTGCCATTAATGCAGCGGATGCAGAGCATCAATTCAACAATGCCATTCGCGTTGGAATTGATTGAGAGTGCGTCAAAAACAGTCACCAAAAACAGTGATCATCTTCAATATCTTTCCTTCGTGGCAAAACTGAACCTTTGGTTTGCGGAAAAAATCGAGGCACAGGAAAAAATTAAACTGCTGCTGAAAGATACCGTAAAAACAAAGTCGGAGATAGCGATGCAGATATCGACGATGAGCAAAAAGATTGTGGAGGAATTAATGAAGGTGAAGACAGAATTCGAGCGAGTATGGCATACCACGAATAAAACGGAATCGATTCAATTACTCTTGAATCGTTATGATCGACAAGCTGCGTATTGGAGCGAACTTACCGATCAACTGGCACACGAAGAGTATGTTGTTGATCCTATTATTAAAAGTCAATGGATCTATCATCCGAATGCAAAAGATTCCACGCAGATTCCCAAAGCATATTTTCGGAAATCCTTTTCGGTGGAAAAGGGAGTGAAGACAGCTGCTATTCAATTGTTGGGTGATTCCTGGGTAAAATTATCGGTGAATGGAAAGGCAGTCGGCGAAGTTTCTGCGCGTCGTTCCTTATCGCTGATGGTTGAGAACCAGAGAGCAAAGATCTTTGACATAGCACTATTATTGAACGATTCAGTAAATGTGATATCAGTGGAAGCACAAAATTTTCAAGAAAATGGTTCTGCAGGAGTCAATGTATATGGTGAGATCATTTCTGTCGCTGGTGCAAAACAAATAATCGCAACCGATAATTCCTGGATGGTTTCCGATACAACATCAACAGATTGGAGCACAATACAATTCAATACAAAGGCATGGCCGCAGGCTGTCCCAAAAAAATATCCGCTTCCGGTTGTAGCACCGAATCTTTCCACCGGAAGAACGAGCTGGTTCGAACGATAA
- a CDS encoding tetratricopeptide repeat protein has translation MKKILLFLFLVSLSLSHAQTRQLDSLKEILPTLTGKPRLEALFILANQLEGIVPKQALEFGLEGVMISEQLGDSASLATLYASLAFSSSELGNFAQALKYGYQSLEISKLINNKKKIASANSTLGIAYVYIGQYSRALQHHLEALRIREELGLVVPTANTLNNIGIVYHNIGQYDKAIEYYKRAQDRHGASLPDVVKARYYTNIGYSEYKRGNFEAAMKYHSEALEIAEQSNYTGTLAYIYFNLGIMHSEKREYEKAVTYSLLSLSYYETLGQKYGMLQLFNALGTIYYKTANYRKSMLYLDSAVVLAKQINAPDQLKTSYETYYLIYEKTGQIEKEHHYYQLYTLAKDSLMTHNESKKIAEIIISNEIVEKQQLIELLKKEKTISELNLEKDSFQLNVMYAGALISVVVIGFLYSNNRRIQKSKLLVEQKNEEMKLLNDHLQQKVSEVQLLSGLLPICANCKKIRDDNGAWEQMEQYITKRSEAKFSHGICPDCMKALYGKVYMKEQ, from the coding sequence ATGAAAAAAATTCTACTATTTCTTTTTCTTGTTTCTCTATCGTTATCCCATGCGCAAACTCGCCAACTCGATTCGTTAAAAGAAATTCTTCCCACGCTTACTGGAAAACCGCGGCTGGAAGCTCTCTTCATACTTGCCAATCAATTGGAAGGGATCGTCCCCAAGCAGGCGCTGGAATTTGGTCTTGAAGGAGTAATGATTTCGGAACAATTAGGCGATTCCGCTTCATTGGCGACCTTATACGCATCACTGGCATTCAGTTCCAGTGAACTCGGGAATTTTGCACAGGCATTGAAATATGGATACCAATCGCTGGAGATAAGCAAACTGATTAATAACAAAAAGAAAATTGCGAGCGCCAACAGCACATTAGGAATTGCCTACGTCTACATCGGACAATACAGCAGAGCGTTGCAGCACCATCTTGAAGCATTGCGTATCCGTGAAGAATTGGGATTAGTTGTTCCAACGGCAAATACGCTGAACAACATTGGAATTGTCTATCATAACATCGGTCAATATGACAAAGCTATTGAATATTATAAACGTGCTCAGGACCGTCATGGAGCGTCATTACCCGATGTTGTGAAAGCTCGATACTATACGAATATTGGATACTCCGAATACAAGCGCGGAAATTTTGAAGCGGCAATGAAATATCACTCCGAAGCACTTGAGATTGCGGAGCAATCCAACTATACAGGAACGCTGGCATATATATACTTCAATCTCGGAATTATGCACTCGGAAAAACGGGAGTATGAAAAAGCAGTGACATATTCGCTTCTCTCACTGTCCTATTATGAAACACTTGGTCAAAAATACGGAATGCTGCAGTTATTTAATGCGTTGGGAACGATCTATTACAAAACAGCAAACTATCGAAAATCGATGCTGTATTTGGACAGTGCGGTTGTTCTCGCAAAACAGATCAACGCTCCAGATCAGTTAAAAACAAGTTATGAAACATATTATTTGATATATGAAAAAACAGGTCAAATAGAAAAAGAACATCATTATTATCAACTATATACGTTGGCGAAGGATTCGTTGATGACCCATAACGAATCGAAAAAGATTGCAGAGATTATCATTAGTAATGAAATTGTTGAAAAACAACAGCTGATTGAATTATTGAAAAAAGAAAAGACCATTTCTGAATTGAATCTTGAAAAAGATAGTTTTCAATTGAATGTGATGTACGCGGGTGCGTTAATATCTGTTGTAGTGATCGGTTTTCTCTATTCAAACAATCGCCGGATTCAAAAAAGTAAATTGCTGGTTGAACAAAAAAATGAAGAGATGAAATTATTGAACGATCATTTACAGCAAAAGGTGAGTGAAGTGCAGTTACTCAGCGGATTGCTACCCATTTGTGCCAATTGCAAAAAAATTAGGGATGATAATGGAGCGTGGGAGCAGATGGAACAATATATCACCAAACGGAGTGAGGCGAAATTTTCGCATGGCATTTGCCCCGACTGTATGAAAGCATTATATGGCAAAGTATACATGAAAGAGCAATAA
- a CDS encoding amidohydrolase family protein, with translation MKSIINDQLSMNNLLSYRSFKLISLALFIASIVTFASTPVPAKKQEKPIVLIGGTIHTVSGSVIENGMILFDKGKIVALGVSVEIPANADKVDVKGKHIYPGLINAASNIGLNEIEAARATIDVAETGNINSNVRAEVAVNPESELFPTTRANGITVSHVMPGGSLIAGKTAAMMMDGWTFEEMTLKAPVGLYVNWPNLRINRSPFSRQSVEEQKKAIENNMKELRNAFAEARAYLKAKKAYGEKHQTDLRWESFALLFEKKMALVVGANEISQIQSAVQFAKDQNVNLIIHGGRDSWKVAELLKENNVSVIVEPIHDLPNRRWEDYDNPFTVPVKLYNAGVLFAISGGGNSTMNERNIGFQAGTASAYGLPKEEALKSITLNAAKVLGIDSMVGSLDVGKDATLIVTTGDPLEIMSNIEMEFIQGKKIDLRSRHTELWKKYQEKYKQLGILK, from the coding sequence ATGAAATCAATAATCAATGATCAATTGTCAATGAACAATTTGCTGTCCTACCGTTCGTTCAAGTTGATCTCACTCGCTCTCTTCATAGCTTCTATTGTAACATTTGCATCGACTCCCGTTCCAGCAAAGAAACAAGAAAAACCGATCGTTCTTATAGGCGGAACGATTCATACGGTGAGTGGATCTGTGATTGAAAACGGGATGATATTGTTCGACAAAGGGAAAATAGTTGCGCTGGGAGTATCAGTGGAAATTCCTGCAAATGCTGACAAGGTGGATGTTAAGGGAAAACATATCTATCCAGGACTTATTAACGCCGCATCCAATATCGGCTTAAATGAAATTGAAGCTGCTCGCGCAACCATAGATGTTGCCGAGACGGGAAATATCAATTCCAATGTTCGGGCGGAGGTTGCTGTGAATCCCGAAAGTGAATTGTTCCCGACGACTCGTGCCAATGGTATCACTGTATCGCACGTGATGCCGGGCGGAAGTCTCATCGCAGGTAAAACCGCCGCAATGATGATGGATGGCTGGACGTTTGAAGAAATGACATTGAAGGCTCCGGTCGGTTTGTATGTGAATTGGCCGAATCTCCGGATCAATCGTTCGCCATTTTCTCGTCAGTCCGTAGAAGAGCAAAAGAAAGCGATTGAAAATAATATGAAAGAGCTTCGAAATGCATTTGCTGAAGCTCGCGCTTATCTCAAAGCGAAAAAAGCATACGGAGAAAAACACCAGACCGATCTGCGGTGGGAGTCATTTGCATTGCTCTTCGAAAAAAAGATGGCGTTAGTTGTCGGAGCAAATGAAATATCACAGATTCAATCCGCTGTGCAGTTTGCAAAAGATCAAAATGTTAACCTCATCATCCATGGTGGACGTGATTCATGGAAAGTGGCAGAACTGTTGAAGGAAAATAATGTCAGTGTAATTGTTGAACCGATCCATGATCTTCCGAACAGACGATGGGAAGATTATGACAATCCATTTACCGTTCCCGTGAAATTATATAACGCCGGTGTATTATTTGCGATCTCCGGTGGCGGAAATTCGACGATGAATGAACGCAATATCGGGTTTCAAGCCGGAACGGCATCAGCATATGGACTGCCAAAAGAGGAGGCGCTAAAATCCATTACACTCAACGCAGCAAAAGTGCTTGGTATTGATTCGATGGTCGGCTCACTAGATGTTGGCAAAGATGCTACACTTATTGTAACAACTGGTGATCCTCTGGAGATTATGTCGAACATAGAAATGGAATTTATCCAGGGAAAGAAAATAGACCTTCGCAGTCGTCATACGGAACTATGGAAGAAATATCAGGAGAAGTACAAACAGTTGGGAATATTAAAATAA
- a CDS encoding DinB family protein, whose protein sequence is METTPVIENEQRYFIECCRTKLVKEYLPKIEDCLKNISDDDLWWRAYETNNSIGNLILHLRGNIRQWAFHHLGGHEYHRERHQEFSERTHIPKVELISHLRSAVLDVDTVLKNFPTEHLLKHYDIQKYHVTGLEAILHITEHFSYHVGQIVYITKLRTGKDLKFYNL, encoded by the coding sequence ATGGAAACAACACCAGTAATTGAAAACGAGCAACGCTACTTTATTGAATGCTGCCGAACCAAATTAGTCAAAGAATATCTTCCAAAGATTGAAGATTGCTTGAAAAATATTTCGGACGATGATCTTTGGTGGCGAGCGTACGAAACGAACAATTCCATTGGGAATCTCATATTGCATTTGAGGGGTAATATCCGACAATGGGCTTTTCACCATTTGGGCGGACATGAATATCATCGAGAACGGCATCAAGAATTTTCGGAAAGAACTCATATTCCCAAAGTGGAATTGATCTCCCATCTGAGATCAGCTGTTCTGGATGTTGATACTGTTTTAAAGAACTTTCCGACCGAACATCTTCTAAAACACTATGATATCCAAAAATATCACGTCACAGGATTGGAAGCTATTCTTCATATTACGGAACATTTTTCGTATCATGTGGGGCAAATTGTGTATATCACAAAGTTACGAACAGGAAAAGATTTGAAGTTCTATAATTTATAA
- a CDS encoding amidohydrolase family protein, producing the protein MKKPFLLLLLSCTILYAQSTQPTEGIRKNTPAVHALKNLTIVQAPGKKIAKGIIVIRDGVIQSVGANIAIPADAREWDCTGMTAYAGMIDLYSDYGQSKPKVQGAQPEAQRGSNYWNPNVKADLSVSEIFFPETEAAEKLRAVGFTTVLSVPQNGVIKGSSVLVNLGDDAANTQVLRSHVFQHTNLAYQNVGDGYPDSHMGTIALIRQTFIDAKWYADAQKIYSKNPNQQRPEENKTLAALENIVTGKQQMVIETNDELKALRADKIAKEFSLQWILRGSGYEYRRIDAIKELKTTVILPVNFPDAPNVETPEDAFNTGYEELRHWDFASENPARLKNAGVNFALTANQLKDVSKFRSMVKTAVDCGLRAEDALASVTTIPAQIVGMEKQLGSIDAGKIANIVLTDGELFGEKTKILETWIEGNRYEIKAAQVVDVRGVWSYSLKRANAKPDTGTLDISGENDAISVSVLKGSLKAKANTASISQKQFSLSFDSDSLGAKGIIRLSGSVNDNLIAGLFELPDGQSGTWNAKRTKMFAEKPDTAKPVVPLCSTTELLFPDGAFGRKEVPKQQDVLIKNAMIWTSSAQGNLEGSDLLVSKGKIAKIGKGLSAPGGTLVIDAKGKHVTAGLIDAHSHTAISEGVNEAGQAITAEVRIGDVVNSDDINIYRQLAGGLTTMNQLHGSANAIGGQNQVSKLRWGALPEQMKFEGAISGIKFALGENPKQSNWGEKYMTRYPQTRMGVEQIIRDEFTAAQEYEKAMASSKSYPTVIPPRRDLELETLVEILNKKRLIHSHCYRQDEIMMLLKVSDDFGFQIGTLQHILEGYKVADEMAKRGVGGSAFSDWWAYKYEVIDAIPYAGALMHNAGVLVSYNSDSNEMARRLNTEAAKAVKYGGISEIEALKFVTINPAKQLRIDSRVGSLEVGKDADFVIWSGHPLSTHTICEQTWIDGRRYFDREEDALMREDVLKKKAELVQKALKSKKKGSGSASAPSRSTNYSCHEEINTHTFENEVGQ; encoded by the coding sequence ATGAAAAAACCGTTCTTGTTGCTGTTGTTGAGCTGTACTATTCTCTATGCTCAATCAACGCAGCCGACAGAAGGTATTCGTAAGAACACACCTGCCGTTCACGCCCTCAAAAATCTCACCATTGTTCAAGCACCCGGAAAGAAGATTGCAAAAGGAATCATCGTAATACGTGACGGTGTGATTCAATCAGTTGGTGCGAATATTGCGATTCCTGCCGATGCACGCGAATGGGATTGTACGGGAATGACCGCATATGCAGGGATGATCGATCTCTATTCAGATTATGGTCAGTCGAAACCGAAAGTGCAGGGAGCTCAGCCGGAAGCTCAGCGTGGATCGAATTATTGGAACCCGAATGTGAAAGCAGATTTGTCTGTATCGGAAATTTTCTTTCCGGAAACAGAGGCAGCAGAAAAGCTTCGTGCCGTCGGATTTACAACGGTATTATCTGTGCCGCAAAATGGAGTGATTAAAGGGAGCAGTGTGTTGGTAAATCTCGGTGACGATGCGGCAAATACTCAAGTGCTTCGTTCACATGTTTTTCAGCATACGAATCTTGCTTATCAGAATGTTGGCGATGGTTATCCCGATTCACATATGGGAACGATCGCGTTGATTCGCCAGACATTCATCGATGCAAAATGGTACGCCGATGCTCAAAAGATCTATTCGAAGAATCCCAATCAACAGCGTCCGGAAGAGAATAAAACTCTTGCAGCGCTTGAAAATATCGTCACCGGCAAACAACAAATGGTGATTGAAACGAACGATGAATTAAAAGCACTGCGTGCCGATAAAATTGCCAAGGAATTTTCTCTTCAATGGATTCTTCGCGGAAGTGGCTATGAATACCGCCGCATCGATGCGATCAAAGAACTTAAAACAACGGTTATTCTTCCTGTCAATTTTCCTGATGCTCCGAACGTTGAGACGCCGGAAGATGCATTTAACACCGGTTATGAGGAATTGCGCCATTGGGATTTTGCGTCTGAGAATCCTGCCCGGCTGAAAAATGCTGGAGTGAATTTTGCGTTGACCGCCAATCAATTGAAAGATGTATCAAAATTCCGTTCCATGGTAAAAACGGCAGTCGATTGTGGATTACGTGCTGAAGATGCTCTTGCATCAGTAACGACAATCCCCGCTCAAATCGTCGGAATGGAAAAACAACTCGGATCGATCGATGCAGGAAAGATCGCAAATATTGTGTTAACGGATGGAGAACTTTTTGGCGAAAAGACAAAGATTCTGGAAACGTGGATTGAAGGGAATCGCTATGAGATAAAAGCCGCACAAGTTGTTGATGTGCGTGGAGTTTGGAGTTATTCATTGAAGCGAGCCAATGCAAAACCTGATACGGGTACATTGGATATTTCAGGAGAGAATGATGCTATCTCCGTATCTGTTCTTAAAGGATCGCTAAAAGCAAAAGCAAATACTGCTTCGATTTCACAAAAACAATTTTCGTTATCCTTTGATAGTGATTCGCTCGGTGCTAAAGGTATCATCCGTTTATCGGGATCAGTCAATGATAATTTGATTGCCGGATTGTTTGAATTGCCTGACGGGCAATCGGGAACCTGGAATGCAAAACGAACAAAAATGTTTGCAGAAAAACCTGATACAGCGAAACCAGTTGTGCCGCTCTGTTCAACAACTGAACTCTTGTTCCCTGATGGTGCGTTTGGTCGTAAAGAAGTTCCCAAGCAGCAGGATGTGTTGATTAAAAATGCAATGATCTGGACAAGCAGCGCACAGGGAAATCTTGAAGGATCCGATCTTTTAGTGAGCAAAGGAAAAATTGCAAAGATCGGAAAAGGACTTTCTGCTCCCGGTGGAACGCTTGTTATTGATGCAAAGGGAAAGCATGTTACCGCGGGATTGATCGATGCACATTCGCATACCGCAATTTCAGAGGGAGTGAACGAAGCTGGTCAAGCAATCACCGCCGAAGTGCGTATTGGTGATGTTGTCAACTCGGATGATATTAATATTTACCGTCAGCTTGCCGGTGGATTGACAACGATGAATCAGTTACACGGATCTGCTAATGCCATTGGGGGACAAAATCAGGTCTCTAAATTACGATGGGGTGCGTTGCCGGAACAAATGAAATTTGAAGGTGCAATCAGCGGAATTAAATTTGCTCTTGGTGAAAATCCAAAACAATCCAATTGGGGTGAAAAATATATGACTCGTTATCCGCAGACACGTATGGGTGTGGAACAGATTATTCGCGACGAATTTACTGCTGCGCAGGAGTACGAAAAAGCAATGGCATCATCAAAATCCTATCCAACAGTAATACCGCCACGCCGCGATCTGGAATTGGAAACGCTCGTGGAGATCCTTAATAAAAAAAGACTTATTCATTCTCACTGCTACAGACAAGATGAAATTATGATGCTGTTAAAAGTCTCCGATGATTTTGGCTTTCAAATCGGGACACTCCAGCACATTTTAGAAGGTTATAAAGTTGCCGATGAGATGGCAAAACGGGGAGTTGGCGGTTCAGCTTTCAGCGATTGGTGGGCTTATAAATATGAAGTGATCGATGCAATTCCGTATGCGGGTGCATTAATGCATAATGCCGGAGTTCTTGTTTCGTACAATTCCGATAGTAATGAAATGGCGCGCCGGTTGAATACCGAAGCTGCGAAAGCAGTGAAATATGGCGGTATCAGTGAGATAGAAGCGCTCAAATTTGTCACCATCAATCCAGCAAAACAATTGCGTATTGATAGTCGCGTCGGTTCACTGGAAGTCGGCAAAGATGCTGACTTTGTTATTTGGAGCGGGCACCCCCTCTCAACACATACAATCTGTGAACAAACATGGATCGATGGGCGAAGATATTTCGATAGAGAAGAAGATGCGTTGATGAGGGAAGATGTTCTAAAGAAAAAAGCGGAACTCGTCCAAAAAGCTTTAAAATCCAAAAAGAAAGGATCAGGAAGCGCATCGGCTCCTTCTCGTTCAACTAATTATTCTTGTCACGAAGAAATCAATACGCACACATTCGAAAATGAGGTGGGACAATGA
- a CDS encoding YbaN family protein, protein MQKEETLPKITISQRPIVRWTLLLAGTVFVGIGILGIFLPLLPTTVFFLMAAWCYARSSRKFYDWLHHNKYFGKYLENYREGKGITRSSKISTIIILWGGILYSIFVTHSLIIQLILLAIAIGVTIHVVMIPTNKE, encoded by the coding sequence ATGCAGAAAGAAGAAACACTCCCCAAAATTACCATTTCTCAAAGACCAATCGTTCGGTGGACACTCTTATTGGCGGGAACTGTGTTTGTTGGGATCGGCATCCTCGGAATTTTTCTGCCGTTACTGCCGACGACCGTATTTTTCTTGATGGCAGCTTGGTGTTATGCCCGCAGTTCACGCAAATTTTACGATTGGCTCCATCATAACAAATACTTCGGCAAATATTTAGAGAATTATCGCGAAGGAAAGGGGATTACCCGTTCTTCCAAAATCTCTACAATTATCATATTGTGGGGAGGAATTCTTTACTCTATATTCGTAACACATTCTCTTATTATTCAACTGATCTTGTTGGCGATCGCTATTGGTGTGACGATCCACGTTGTTATGATCCCAACGAACAAAGAATAA
- a CDS encoding DUF1207 domain-containing protein, with the protein MNSISRIFSLCLISINILTAQIIEQLHFFPESTYVSTFTADAHAHRMEVENIIFTKNERASVGGVFPVFNLDLFGTVVQANFGGSIHFELNPMGQAHVVSNDYYVDYLLLDIPVQQFYFARFITGHTSHHLSDNWYERLKLTSAIRYSRDYVKLCVIQETDVNNQLYVGADYAYIFTVNGLRINKRWTLQTGGKVSLAEVYPSIILYAAGDCKVRQEAKFAATNTVQLGFATPMQKGKMLRISYQFRTGLDERGQFFSQHRTLHTVGFSIEP; encoded by the coding sequence ATGAATTCTATCTCTCGTATTTTTTCCCTTTGTTTAATAAGCATCAACATCCTTACCGCACAAATTATTGAACAGCTTCACTTTTTTCCCGAATCGACCTATGTCTCCACATTTACGGCAGATGCACATGCTCATCGGATGGAGGTGGAGAATATTATTTTCACCAAAAATGAACGTGCATCTGTCGGAGGAGTTTTTCCGGTATTCAATCTTGATCTCTTCGGAACAGTTGTCCAGGCAAATTTCGGAGGATCGATTCATTTTGAATTGAATCCCATGGGACAAGCTCATGTTGTTTCGAATGATTACTATGTGGATTATCTTCTTCTGGATATTCCAGTACAACAATTCTATTTTGCCCGTTTTATTACCGGACACACAAGCCATCATTTAAGCGACAACTGGTACGAACGATTGAAATTGACCTCTGCAATTCGATATTCCCGCGATTATGTGAAACTCTGTGTTATTCAAGAAACTGATGTCAACAATCAACTCTACGTCGGAGCAGATTACGCCTATATATTTACAGTGAATGGTTTAAGGATTAATAAACGGTGGACACTTCAAACGGGTGGCAAAGTTTCTTTAGCGGAAGTATATCCTTCAATTATTCTTTATGCAGCGGGAGACTGTAAAGTGCGACAGGAAGCGAAATTTGCCGCAACGAATACTGTGCAATTAGGGTTTGCAACGCCGATGCAAAAAGGCAAAATGCTTCGTATTTCTTACCAATTTCGAACAGGACTGGATGAACGAGGCCAGTTTTTTTCACAACATCGAACGCTACATACGGTGGGTTTTTCCATTGAACCATAA